The Pirellulales bacterium genome includes the window GGTACGCGCTGACCATTTTTTGGAGTGCTTTTCTGCTGTTTCTAGTACAGCCCATCCTGGGCAAACAGATCCTGCCGTGGTTCGGCGGCACGCCGGCGGTTTGGACCACTTGCCTGCTGTTCTTTCAGATGCTGCTATTGGGTGGCTACATTTACGCCCACGGGTTGAATGCCTGGCTGGCACCGCGGGCGCAAGCACTCGTGCATGGCGCGCTGTTGGCTGGTTCGTTATGGTTCTTGCCGATCGTGGCTGATCCGTCGTATCGCTCGGTTGTCGAAGCATCACCCACCTGGCAGATTCTAACGCTGCTCGTGTTTACGATCGGCGCGCCCTATTTCTTGATCTCGGCGACCGGCCCTCTTTTGCAAGCCTGGTTTGCACGAACGCACGCTGGTTCTCCCTATCGATTGTACGCGCTGTCGAACGTCGGCTCATTGCTGGCGCTGTTGAGTTACCCCTTTCTCGTCGAGCCAAATTTGCATCTCAGGTCCCAGACACACGGCTGGTCATGGGGGTACGTTGGATTTGCGGTCGCCTGTCTCCTGTGCGCGGCGCAGGTCGTGTTCAGCAGCCGCCAACAAACGGGTGCCACGCCTGGGCCGGCAGACGCTGAACCCCGTGAATCGTCCGAGGGCCGTCCCCGCTGGACCACGATGACGCTGTGGTTGGGGCTGGCAGCCAGTGCTTCGGCCATGCTGATGGCTACAACGAATCAAATCTGCCAGGAAGTCGCCGTCGTTCCCTTTCTGTGGATATTGCCACTCACGTTGTACTTACTCACATTCATCATCTGTTTCGATAGCCCACGCTGGTATGATCGAAGAGTTTTTTTGTCGCTGCTTGTCGTCTCAGTAATTGGCGCCACGACAATGCTGTACATTGCCGTCGAGGCCCCCTTAACGCTGCAAATTGGCATTTTCAGCCTGGCGCTTTTTGCCTGCGCCATGGTCTGCCACGGTGAATTGGTGCGGGCCAGACCGCACGCGCAACATCTGACGCTGTTCTATTTGTGTGTGGCCAGTGGCGGAGCGTTGGGTGGCGTGCTTGTGGCGTTAGTGGCCCCAGCGATTTTCACGGGATTCTGGGAGTATCACCTGGCACTTGTGGCCTGCTGTGCCCTGGCGGTCGCGGCGCTTGTGCGCGATCCGCAGACCTCGCTACACCGTGGTCGCCCCACCTGGCTACTGGCTGTCCTTTTATTGGCATTTATGGCGTTGGGCTCGGTGCTAGTGATCCACATTACAAAGTTCCGCAGCGAAGTCGTCGCCGCCAGCCGCAACTTTTACGGCGTGTTGCGCGTTAAGGACACGCCCGACGAGACTCTCGGATGCACAGTGCGCAAGCTTATCCACGGAGGCATTTGGCACGGCATGCAATTGCTCGAGGGAGATAAACGCACCTGGACCACCAGCTACTACGCAACGGATTCTGGCATCGGGCTGGCGATCCTCGCGCACCCGCGACGGTCGGCGGAGAATCCCGAGCAGCAGGGACTGCGCGTCGGTGTGGTAGGGCTGGGCACGGGCACGATCGCGGCACTTGCCCAAACGGGGGACACATTCCGTTTCTACGACATCAATCCCGACGTGATCCGCATCGCGCAGGATTACTTCTATTACCTGGACGATACGCCGGCCGAGTGGAGTATCGTCGAAGGAGATGCAAGGCTCGAGTTGGAAAACGAGTTGGCCGTGGCGGGACCGCAGCAGTACGACATCCTGGTCATGGACGCGTTCAGCAGCGACGCAATTCCCATGCACTTACTGACGAAGGAATGCGTCGCCATGTATTGGCAGCATCTCAAGCCTGACGGCATTCTGGTCGTCAACATTTTGAACCGGAATGTCGATCTGACACCGGTTATTCGGGCGATGGCGGAAGGATCTGGCAAAGAGGCGCGGAGGTGTGTCTCGGACGAAGATTGGGAACGTGGAGTATTCGGAGCCGACTGGGCATTTGTTACCAGCAATCAGGAGTTTCTCAAATCGGCAGACGTGGCTCCGTACCTAAGTCCGCTAAACGAAAATGTCGAACCGGTAGTATGGACCGACGACTACGGCAGCCTGTGGCAGGTGTTGAGCAAGTACGAGTGGCCACCAATGCCAGACTGGTTCCCACGTTGGCTGCCGGGCAGGTCAAACGTAGCGCCGGAATGACGACGACGCGCTGTTGCTACTTGTAACAACTCGCGCTAATTACCAGCGAAGGGATCGTCAACGACAACACCGCCCCCATCACGGGTGCCTGGTTGCACCTGTGTGCCAATATGCTGTCTAAAGCAAAGATGTGAGAGAGCGCGTGTCGAAGCGCGTCGTGCGATTACGTGCAGCCAGGGGCCCTACGCACCGTCGATTGCAACAACTCTTCCGCGCGATCGAGCAGACGGCTGGCGCGACTCGGAGCTCCTTCTGGGTCAGACGCCACTAACGCCCCGCCGCAATGCTGACAAACCAGCCGCTTGCCCAAGTACTCGACGCGGACGTGTAGCGTTCGACCACACGTCGGGCATTCCTGCACGAAATACGTCGTCTTCGCCATGGCGGTATCTCCTTCTACCGTTTGGCCGCCGAACTTTGGACCCCGATATCGTACCCGACAAAATCGCGCATTCAACATAAAACAGGCTTGCTTTACCGCCATGAGATGAGATTCGTAAGCTGCTACCACGGCTTGCGAGGGCCAGGCGAACTAGGTAGCTAAAGGGACCTTTAGCTTGCCAACCAGGTTCGCGCGGATGGGCCGGCGGTGCTGAGAACCGGGCCAGTTCACCGCGCAACAAGGGATGAGGATTCTGTTAAACCAGGCGAACATGCGAAACCTGGTTAGCCAGCAGCCATTCCAGCCAGCTCTCCTGCTCCTCAGAGAGCTCGACCTCGGTCCGATTCTGACTGTCTAGCGGCGAGACCAGCAAGATGGCCCCATCGTCGTACCATTCCCGTGCCTGCGCGAGATCGATCCAATACTCCCCTGCCGCAGTCGGGGGATGCCCCGTTTCTTCGGGAATGGCAATGAAATAGGCGATCTCGTGGCGGAAACGGTCAGACATCCCAAAGGGTGCCAGCTCGGACCGATCTATCGCGTGAACCAAAACGCCCATGGGACTGAACATTGCTCCGAACGGGGGGACTGCAAGCAAAGGCCGTACTGCACCAGGCCCCGTTTTCACTGCGTAACGCGGCTGAATTTAGCACGCAAATCAAGGAATAGGAAGCAGAAGCGTCGATCTACATAGTAGCGGCGTGCCGCGCCTAGCCGCTTGACAAGCTATGGTTTCGATGGGGCCGGTCCCGTTTCAAAGCGGGGCTAGGTCCGTCGCCAATCGTCGCAGCGCCCGACAGGTGGTACCGCCATGCATCGATCAGCCAGAATCCTTCCGATTGCCGCTTCCTTCTGCGCCGTGTCGTTGCTGTTGGTCACAGTCTCGACGGCCGCCGACAAGCTGCCCATGCCCGGCGTCGACGAAATCGAATCGCTGACCGAAAACTACTTTGCCAGCCAGCCAAACTTCAGACCGGGAGAGATCATCTCGCGGTCGCAGGTGCGCGGGCTTTTCGAGGAGCTCTGGCGCCGAGGCTGGAAGGTACCGCGGCAGGACGAGTTGCTCCGCCGCGTGCCCGACGATAGCGAACTGCTGGTACGTGAGCTGCGCACGAAAGACGGACGCAAATTCTCCCAGCAAATTGCTCGCTATCCCTTGTCGTTCGACAAGCTTGACCGCATGTCGCGTATGCCGACGGGCAAGAGCATCCTGCATCGCCTGGTGCGCGGCCCAGACGGCTACAAGCTCTTGCAATACATGGCGGAAGCACCCGGTGGCAATGAGTTAGGAAAGATGCTAGGTGGCACACCAACGGGGCGCGATTTCAACAAGCCCACGGGCCGGATCTATACCGTGTCGAACTTGCTCCCCGAGTTGCGGACTCGTCACGAAGAGAGCATCATGGCGATACGTCGATCGCAGGCCAAGGTCTGGGGCTTGAAGACCCCCAGACAATAGCGCCATCCATTAGCAAGTGCTCAACGGATTTTCGTGACGCCTTCGATCAATACCGTGCGCACCGGCAATTTTACAAATTCGCGCACGTCGCGCGTCTGAACCTTGGCAATGCGGTCCACGACGTCCAGTCCCTCGACAACTTCCCCAAACACGCAATAGCCGCACTGTTCGGGCGAATCACCGCGACGATCCAAGTCTGGATTGTCCGCCACGTTGATGAAGAACTGGCCAGTCCCGCTTTCCAGCGAGTCCGCCGGACGTGCCATCGCGATTGTTCCGCGGCGGTTCGATAGGCCGTTGCTCGCTTCGTTGGGGATGCTGTAGCGGCTTTTGCGCTCGGCCAGGTCTCCTTGAAATCCACCGCCGAGTATCACATAGCCGGCTTCCACCTGATGAAAGATGGTTTTGTCATAAAATCCACTATCGACCTGCGTCAGAAAGTTGTCGACCGTCAGGGGGGCTTTAACGGCATCAAGCCGAAGTTTGATCATTCCCTCTGAAGTGCGTAGCAGCACGGTCGGATTTAGGTCCGTTCGCAGCGCCGCGCCAACAGGCGGTCGATCGGCGATCTTTCCCTCAACAGCAATGGAAGCCTCTGGCGGCACCGTCTGCTCCGCCCGGGAGCACCCCATGATGAGCGCCAAGACGAAACAAGGGGGCAGGGTAAAGCGACGGGTCATCAGGACACCTTTTCAACGGGTACGCGGAAGTAGACCCGAGTCACGGGAGTTCCACTCGGAGCCTCGGCTGCACTGTCCCCGTGGCACGGTGGACGCCGATCGCCAGTCCAGATGACGCTCCGGCGGGCGGGTATCATGCTTCCATGACCAGTTTTTCGCAATGCCGCTTCCTGTCGGATGGGATCGCGCAACTCCCTGGCCCGCCATGAAACGGACGTGGCCCGAGGAGGAAAGTTCGGAAAGTCCGGCAAACCGTGAGACTGGAACAGTTTTTGTGCCTTTTTTGTTACAATGGCACCCTGGAGTGCCGCGGGGGGGCCAACGGTAAAGCAGTGAGGTAGCAGGGTCGTGTTCACTCGCGGATATAGCGTGGCGATCGTACTTTTCTGGCTGGCCACGACTGGGTGGCTCGTAAAAGAGAAGATTTTGCCACCGCTTTTGGTGGGCGATCCGCCCAGTTACCGAACCATCCTTGATGTCAATTCGACCGCTAATGCGCCTGTTGGCTGGGACATCCTGTTGAACGGTAAGAGGCTCGGTGGCGCGATATCGCGTACGGCCCGGCTCGACGACGGCATCAACCAACTTTACTGTCGGGTCACGCTGCGCGAGCTGCCGTTGGCGGAATTGACGCCGGCCTGGATCGGTGCCTTCATGAAGGTGCTGGACTCCAAAAATACAAATGGAGTGGCCGATATTGGCGTCGACTCCGAAGCAACAATCGACATCGATCCTCTCAATCGACCGATCAATTTTTTGTCGACAACCAGGATTGGTCCGCCCGAGGGCGACGCCGGTCGCCGCTCCTTATTGGCCGGCATGGATTTGACTGTCGTCATGCGTGGCAAGATGGTGGGCGACGCAATGCACATCCTCATGCATTCTGGCGAGATCGAGTATCACACGCAAATTGCCATTCCTCCCGACGCCCTGATCGGTGACATCCTGTCACCGCAAACGCGGTTGCCCGGTCTGCGCGTGGGACAGCATTGGACAGTGCCGGTTTACAGCCCCTTTCGTCCCCCGAATTCGCCGATTGAACTGCTGCATGCGGTTGTCGAGCGCAAGGATCCCATCCTCTGGCATGATCGAATTG containing:
- a CDS encoding fused MFS/spermidine synthase, with product MIWYALTIFWSAFLLFLVQPILGKQILPWFGGTPAVWTTCLLFFQMLLLGGYIYAHGLNAWLAPRAQALVHGALLAGSLWFLPIVADPSYRSVVEASPTWQILTLLVFTIGAPYFLISATGPLLQAWFARTHAGSPYRLYALSNVGSLLALLSYPFLVEPNLHLRSQTHGWSWGYVGFAVACLLCAAQVVFSSRQQTGATPGPADAEPRESSEGRPRWTTMTLWLGLAASASAMLMATTNQICQEVAVVPFLWILPLTLYLLTFIICFDSPRWYDRRVFLSLLVVSVIGATTMLYIAVEAPLTLQIGIFSLALFACAMVCHGELVRARPHAQHLTLFYLCVASGGALGGVLVALVAPAIFTGFWEYHLALVACCALAVAALVRDPQTSLHRGRPTWLLAVLLLAFMALGSVLVIHITKFRSEVVAASRNFYGVLRVKDTPDETLGCTVRKLIHGGIWHGMQLLEGDKRTWTTSYYATDSGIGLAILAHPRRSAENPEQQGLRVGVVGLGTGTIAALAQTGDTFRFYDINPDVIRIAQDYFYYLDDTPAEWSIVEGDARLELENELAVAGPQQYDILVMDAFSSDAIPMHLLTKECVAMYWQHLKPDGILVVNILNRNVDLTPVIRAMAEGSGKEARRCVSDEDWERGVFGADWAFVTSNQEFLKSADVAPYLSPLNENVEPVVWTDDYGSLWQVLSKYEWPPMPDWFPRWLPGRSNVAPE
- a CDS encoding peptidylprolyl isomerase, with the translated sequence MTRRFTLPPCFVLALIMGCSRAEQTVPPEASIAVEGKIADRPPVGAALRTDLNPTVLLRTSEGMIKLRLDAVKAPLTVDNFLTQVDSGFYDKTIFHQVEAGYVILGGGFQGDLAERKSRYSIPNEASNGLSNRRGTIAMARPADSLESGTGQFFINVADNPDLDRRGDSPEQCGYCVFGEVVEGLDVVDRIAKVQTRDVREFVKLPVRTVLIEGVTKIR